A stretch of DNA from [Limnothrix rosea] IAM M-220:
GCTTCCTGCCAGAAACCATGGTCAATAAAGCGGCAGCAGGAGAACTCACCCTCGACCTGAGTCCAGAACCACGTTTAGTCACTATTTTATTTAGTGACATTGTGGGTTTTACGCCCCTTTCTAGTAAACTGGGGCCCCGCTTGATTGCAGAACTGCTCAACGAATACCTTGAGGCCATGACCCAAGCGGTATTTGATCACCGAGGCACCGTAGATAAATTTATTGGCGACGCGGTTTTAGCTTTATTCGGTTCTCCAGAAGAATTGCCCCCCGAAGAACAGGCAAGGCGGGCGATCGCCGTCGCCAAAGCCATGGGGCAAAATCTCCAGAAACTCAATACCGACTGGCAAAGGCGGGGCATCCTCGGCGGTGAAGATCGTCCTTCCTTAATGCAAGTTCGCTGCGGCATTCACCAAGGCAATGCCGTTGTTGGGATGTTTGGCGGTGGACAACGCTCCGACTACACGGCGATCGGTCCGGCAGTCAATATGGCCGCCCGTTTACAAGAAGCCGCAACACCAATGCAAGTTTACATCTCAGAAGCCGTCGCCCAACACCTCGACAATAGCCATAACTTAATCCTCAACGACGATCTCCATCTCAAAGGCATCGACGAGACCGTACGCGCATACTCTTTTCCCCTACAAAATCACCCTTAAAAAAATTACGAAGAGCAACCATGGGACGCAAATCAAAACTCAAAAAACAACGTAAAGCCCAGCAAGCCGCCGCTAAGGATCTAGGACTACCACCCGTAACGAAAAAGAAAGGAGATATCGAAACCCTAAATCAGCTTGGTTATAGTGACCATAATCACCTGCGATCGCCAGAAGTTCCCTTTGAACGCCCCGAGCCACAACTTTAACCTTTCGCGACATCACAAAAACCGTTCACAAAAAAGCGATAAGTGACTCAATACTCCCATCACCTATCGCTACTAATTTAATTTAATTCAATTCAATCTAATTCAATTCACCTTAAAACTAAAGAAGCAGCCTAGGAGCGATTGACTTCATTAATTTCTGCAAGCACCTTGTCCGCACCTTGAGCCACAACTTTTTCTGCAAGTTGAATACCTAATTTTTCAGCATCGGCACGGTTACCGCGAACTTCATCGCGAATTAAAATTTTACCGTCAAGACTCGCTACCATGCCCACAAGATGCAACTCATCACCATCAATCGTCGTATTGACACCAATAGGCACTTGGCAACCACCTTCTAATTCACGCAAAAATGCTCGCTCAGCATAACAGCGATCACGGCTTTCTGCATGCTCAAGTACGGAACGAAGTAGATCTAAAATCTCAGTATCACCATCACGACATTCGATGCCCAGTGCCCCTTGACCAACGGCATGAAGGGAAATATCACCCGAGATCACTTGGTGAATGCGATCGCCGAAATCGAGACGTTGTAAACCAGCCGCCGCCAAAATAATCGCATCATAATCACCACTATCAAGCTTGGCGAGGCGCGTATTTACATTGCCACGAATATCCTTAAACTGGAGATGGGGATAATGGTGGCGCAGCTGCGCTAAACGACGCAAAGAAGACGTTCCAATAATTGCACCTTCGGGGAGAGTATCAAGTTTTTTGTCTTTATGCTTCTCATGAACCACAAGAGCATCGGCAGGATCCACCCGCTCTGTGACACAGCCCAACATCAGACCCTCAGGCAAATTCGTTGGCAGATCCTTTAAAGAATGCACAGCAAAATCTGTTTCCCGCTTGAGCATGCCATCTTCAAGCTCTTGGGTAAAAAGTCCCTTATCACCAATTTTTGAAAGCGCAACATCTAGAACCTTGTCACCCTGAGTTTCCATTGTTTGCACTTCAAACTTAATATCGGGGTAAGCTTTTTGTAGCTCATCGCGCACCCAATAGGTCTGAACTAATGCCAGCTGGCTTTTACGAGAGCCAATTTTTACAGTACGTTGAGAGGTGGTCACAGCGGTCATATTAGTTAGGTTTTATAAAAGCAATCTTAAAATTTTGACTCAAACTAGGGTATCGCGTTGGCTGACCCTATTTGATAGTTTTCCTAATCTGCTGCGGGTAAATGTTACAACTGTTCACACTCTGTAGGGCGATCGCCGACTTCTTTCCCCATCACTTTTCAGTCTCAAATCAACTTATCCAGCATTTTGCTACCGTTGTCATCTCGAAGCAATACCATGAAAAAGCGAGTAACCCTGACTTTCCCCCAAGACACTGTCCAAATGCCAGTAACCTATCGTCTCGCAAAGGATTTTAATATTGCAGCAAACATTATTCGCGCCCAAGTTGCCCCCAACCAAGTTGGCAAATTAGTAGTTGAGCTACAAGGAGATATTGATGCCATCGAAATGTCCCTTGAATGGATGAAAAGTAAAGGCATACTAGTCTCTTTAGCCAGTAAAGAAATCACCATTAACGAAGACATTTGTGTTGACTGTGGCCTGTGCACAGGTGTCTGTCCCACGGGAGCTTTATCTCTAAATCCAGCCACATTTCGATTACAATTTACACGCCAAAAATGCGTCGTTTGCGAACAATGTTTACCCACTTGTCCGGTACAGGCGATCGCCACAAACTTTTAAGCGACTGCCCCAAGCAAAACAAAACTTTAAGACACAATTGTATGACGTTGTAAATCCTCAAGAGAAACAATTTCCAATGCCTTTTCATGGGTTGCCTCAAGGACAACAGACGGCGCTACACCCATCTCAAAAGCCTCCTGCCAACGCGCTGCACACAAACACCAGCGATCGCCGGGCTTTAACCCCGGAAAATTATACGCAGGCACCGGAGTACTCAAGTCATTACCCTGATTTTTAGTGAATTCAAGGAATGCAGGTGTCATCTTTGCACAAACCACATGGCGACCAAAATCATTTATACCAGTCGTACAACAGCCATCCCGATAAAAACCAGTCATAGGCTCCGTAGAACAGCTCAGTAACTGCGTACCCAAAACATTTTTAGAAGTGTTATTTTTCATTCTTGATTCAACCTAATAGCAACTTAACTTCATCATTGATTTTTTAGGATCTAACCCATATCCACGCACTATTCTAAACATCTAAAAAAACAAACTTCAGCTGATACTTTTTCGTTTAAATTCCCCCACAGTACCGATCAAGAAACCTTTAATAAAGATTCTTTTTAAGTAAATTAAGTAAAGAGTATAAAAGCACTAAAAACCAAAGCGAATATTGTAAATAACAAGCTGACCATCTAATGAGCTTAAAGTTATTTTTTGAATATTTTGAGCCTGCATAGAAATTGGAATATTAGGAGTAGGTTGACTCACTAAAGAATCAGGATTTTCATGATTGGATTTTTCTGTTTCAAAAACACACAAGGTCTTTCCATCATCATCAAAAGCTCGCACCGTAGCATGCTGAGAACTAGTCAAACTACAAGCGAAATAAATAACGGGTAGTGTAAAATTTACTTCAATCAGACCATTTTGGGGTGCTCCCATTAAAACCATCTTGCCAAATTTTGGCAAATAAAGAGAATTTGATGGTTGTAAAACGACTGTATTAGTAAATAAAACACCGAGATCCGAAAATTGCTCTTCCACCACATCAAAAGATCTTAGTGAATCAATCGGCAGCTCAATGATTTTTTTCAAGTCTGTGACCTTGTCCGACATAAGATTTGAGTTGAAAGGCTGTGGCTTTTATACTTCAATTTTGTTTGAAAATCACCGATGCCATTGTATCTCGATTTACTCAATGCAACTGATTTTCCACTGAGAATTTTGTCGCAGATACTGACGCACCTTCATCAATAACTTACCTAAATGGTTATAGCCGGTTTTATCTTTTCCGCAGCCCCAATAATAATCAACTGGAGAGTCTTCAATGATTTCGGCATCACCAGTGCCGAGAAGAATTTCAGCAATCTCGATATGGGTTGTGAATTTCTTCAGAACACCTTGCCACATAACGGCTTGTTTGACGCGTTCCCAGTCATGGCGCGGCGAATAACGAGGGCTCCGACCAAGAGCCGCCGCTGCTTCTGGCGTGGGTGCGCTATGAATCACTGGAATAATCGCAGCATCTGGGGTTGTCACAAATTTCTGGGCTTGATAAAAGTGTTCAACGGTAGACCAGTGAATACCGTCGCAATAGATTGGGTGAGGGGAAAAGTTAGAGAAACAACCATAGGGATCGTAAGCTTTATAAAAATAGATCGCCTCGGCTTGGGACTCCATTCTAATTCCTGCATTAACTAAGTTTTAATGCTTTTATTATAAATTTTTGGTTGTCACTACCGTTACAGAATTTTTATCGAACCATTCTTCGCCAGTTTCTCGCGTAAAAACCCAAAGAATCGAACGCAAACCGTCGCGTAAGTATTTAATTTTGGCTTCTGGTGGATTTTGGGATGGTACGGGCAATGGTTTAACGGCGATGCCTTGACTACCAAAAATGATTTGGGCAACAATCTGTGCTCGCTGCATATGGTTTTCTGAGGTGATGAGATAAACGCTTTTAATATTTTTTCGTTTAAAGTCATCCACAACACTGGTGAAATTTGTCACTGTGTCTTTGGCTTGGTAATCAAGATGCAGGCGATCGCCTTCAACTCCATAATGCTGAAAAATCTTTTGAGCATAATCCCGCGGACTACCTGAAGAAACCCAAATTTCTAAGGAAGGATCACTTTGGGCAAGTTCTGCGGCAAATTTTTCCCGCTCTTCATGGCCTCCTAAGACAAAAATAACATCAGGCTTAAGGTGTGCCTGTTGAATTTTGTAATAGGTAACGCCTCCTAGGGCAATAGTGAAACCTAAAGCCAAGGCAAAGACTTGAAAAGATGGCCGCTTTTTTTTGCGGGGCGATCGCCAATTTTTGAAAGTTCGCTTTCGAACATACCGACCGTGCGAGAGAGTCATAGTAGAGCAAAGGACAGCCGAACATCGCCCATGATAGCAGTCCTTTTCGAACTTGAGCATGTCTTGTTACAACCTTATATCGCAACCCCCAATAAATTAAAAGCCCCCAGTCATTGACTAGAGGCTTTTAAACTTTTATTTAGCTAAAGCTGCTATTTCAACAAACAGTCGTCAACCAAATTTCCCTGCCGTCGAGGCGATCAGGAAGGCAGCGTAGGTCAGGACATATCCCACCGTGAAGTGAGCTAGACCAACCAAACGAGCTTGGACGATGGAGAGAGCAACGGGCTTGTCCTTCCAACGAACAATGTTCGCAAGAGGAGTGCGCTCGTGAGCCCAAACGATAGTCTCGATCAGCTCTTGCCAATAACCACGCCAAGAGATGAGGAACATGAAACCAGTTGCCCAGACGAGATGTCCAAAGAGGAACATCCAAGCCCAAACAGAAAGGTTGTTCACACCATAGGGGTTATAA
This window harbors:
- the hemC gene encoding hydroxymethylbilane synthase; the protein is MTAVTTSQRTVKIGSRKSQLALVQTYWVRDELQKAYPDIKFEVQTMETQGDKVLDVALSKIGDKGLFTQELEDGMLKRETDFAVHSLKDLPTNLPEGLMLGCVTERVDPADALVVHEKHKDKKLDTLPEGAIIGTSSLRRLAQLRHHYPHLQFKDIRGNVNTRLAKLDSGDYDAIILAAAGLQRLDFGDRIHQVISGDISLHAVGQGALGIECRDGDTEILDLLRSVLEHAESRDRCYAERAFLRELEGGCQVPIGVNTTIDGDELHLVGMVASLDGKILIRDEVRGNRADAEKLGIQLAEKVVAQGADKVLAEINEVNRS
- a CDS encoding NIL domain-containing protein, whose amino-acid sequence is MKKRVTLTFPQDTVQMPVTYRLAKDFNIAANIIRAQVAPNQVGKLVVELQGDIDAIEMSLEWMKSKGILVSLASKEITINEDICVDCGLCTGVCPTGALSLNPATFRLQFTRQKCVVCEQCLPTCPVQAIATNF
- a CDS encoding DUF2237 family protein, producing MKNNTSKNVLGTQLLSCSTEPMTGFYRDGCCTTGINDFGRHVVCAKMTPAFLEFTKNQGNDLSTPVPAYNFPGLKPGDRWCLCAARWQEAFEMGVAPSVVLEATHEKALEIVSLEDLQRHTIVS
- a CDS encoding NADAR family protein, producing the protein MESQAEAIYFYKAYDPYGCFSNFSPHPIYCDGIHWSTVEHFYQAQKFVTTPDAAIIPVIHSAPTPEAAAALGRSPRYSPRHDWERVKQAVMWQGVLKKFTTHIEIAEILLGTGDAEIIEDSPVDYYWGCGKDKTGYNHLGKLLMKVRQYLRQNSQWKISCIE
- a CDS encoding YdcF family protein, encoding MTLSHGRYVRKRTFKNWRSPRKKKRPSFQVFALALGFTIALGGVTYYKIQQAHLKPDVIFVLGGHEEREKFAAELAQSDPSLEIWVSSGSPRDYAQKIFQHYGVEGDRLHLDYQAKDTVTNFTSVVDDFKRKNIKSVYLITSENHMQRAQIVAQIIFGSQGIAVKPLPVPSQNPPEAKIKYLRDGLRSILWVFTRETGEEWFDKNSVTVVTTKNL